The DNA sequence GGGAGGGAAGAAAATGAAGGTGGGGATGCTATTAAAGCAGTAGCCGGTAGCCAGGATCCAGCAGCCGGTAATATATTGCCGAACATCTGACGATAATCATGTATTGTCTGAGCACTTAGTACTTAGTACTGATTACTTCCAACCTCCGCGACGAGGAGGAACATTGATCTCCATCACCAGCCTTTACAAGCAGTACGGCGATTTCGAGGCGGTCCACGACCTGTCTCTTGAGGTTCCGGCCGGCGAGGTGTTCGGCTTCCTCGGTCCCAACGGTGCCGGGAAGACCACCACCATCAAGGTCCTTTCCGGCCTGCTGCCGCCAACTTCCGGCGCCGTGGCCATCGCGGGGTTTGATATCGTCCGTCAGCCCATCGAAGCCAAATCGGTGACCGGGTTCATCCCTGACACACCCTTCATCTTCGACCGGCTGACGGGCAGAGAGTTCCTGCGGTTCGTGGGAAGGCTCTACGGCATGAGCGCCGCCGCCGCCCTGGATGGGGCCGTCGAACAGCTGGAGTTTTTTGAACTCACCAGCTGGGGGAACCATCTGGTAGAGAGCTATTCCCACGGGATGAGGAAAAGGCTGGCCATGGCGGCGGCCCTGCTTCATGCCCCGAAGGTGCTCATCGTGGACGAGCCCATGGTGGGCCTGGACCCCAAGGGGGCCCGCAAGGTGAGAAAGATGTTCCGCGACCTCGCCGCCGATGGGATGACTGTTTTTCTGACCACCCACGAACTGGCCACCGCCGAGGCAGTATGCGACCGGATAGGGATCATCCACCACGGTAAACTCACGGCGCTCGGCAGCGTCAGCGAACTGGCTGACCTGGTTCGGGCCCCCGGGATCCACCTGGAAGAGGTGTTCCTCCGGCTCACCATCGAGAGCGAAGGAGAACAGATTTTCACCGACATTCCTGGATAAAGAGAGAATGTCGCTGAAAATCTGTGTCTGGGGTCTGTGGTTAAAAGCTTTTATGTGACTTGTGGTGATACCACCAAGGTACGCAT is a window from the bacterium genome containing:
- a CDS encoding ABC transporter ATP-binding protein, with amino-acid sequence MISITSLYKQYGDFEAVHDLSLEVPAGEVFGFLGPNGAGKTTTIKVLSGLLPPTSGAVAIAGFDIVRQPIEAKSVTGFIPDTPFIFDRLTGREFLRFVGRLYGMSAAAALDGAVEQLEFFELTSWGNHLVESYSHGMRKRLAMAAALLHAPKVLIVDEPMVGLDPKGARKVRKMFRDLAADGMTVFLTTHELATAEAVCDRIGIIHHGKLTALGSVSELADLVRAPGIHLEEVFLRLTIESEGEQIFTDIPG